A window of the Henckelia pumila isolate YLH828 chromosome 3, ASM3356847v2, whole genome shotgun sequence genome harbors these coding sequences:
- the LOC140888723 gene encoding uncharacterized protein, whose amino-acid sequence MCFRVHTYIVKSFDDANKLELSIAFNFYDATRTKLRCVSHELIQVVDVGGTMLALMMQKQIQGPNGSIMNEAEYKYGANNGLKIAIDLCVLEENKLSPTKNLRLVMDTPYTSAIRPPILDGTNYGPWKLKMSMYIQSIESRAWQRVLDGWTPPMRDDDVPGPKPRLQWTVEENTAAIYNAKALNAMFTSVDMNMFNLIGTCICARDAWEKLQTHCEGSTSVKKTRMRLITSKFEKLRMEESETIMEYNGRLKSLANEASILGDPISNERLVSKVLRSLPKRFHTKEVKDSDLEENSIALISKKFTDYLKVMKEKKDVKSAQSSNFPRLPTSEKPQKPASTRGPRQRYDSKVQSSSKNFDNVQCKECKGYGHYAYECANLLRKGMNVSLSNDDSEEEQEKFEQADLISFTALLESKKNFQINPLGVDSGVATPRRNTVQKSICFVSSNLDNFSNHEEHVDDPYTLEGIRKLYEELYCDWNKRNQLNTTLTKENTELKAAMARLEILLSKKDLELGLLNSELERAKTTLDKFNSSSSKLESILTMGKNDKFGLGFKESVFKTGESSKTPLFVKEGNDFLNHPLTALKVFSLVLHNTKSNTGKKRPTVKKVWVQKPDVRCFVIYTSLKAHTAGLKDHLTDYIEQNGGRVTYGGGAKERIVGKGTLNVEGYKISG is encoded by the exons ATGTGTTTTAGGGTTCATACTTACATTGTAAAGAGTTTTGATGATGCAAATAAACTAGAGTTAAGTATTGCATTTAACTTTTACGATGCAACACGAACTAAACTACGGTGTGTATCTCACGAGTTAATTCAGGTGGTCGATGTAGGCGGCACGATGCTGGCACTTATGATGCAAAAACAAATACAGGGTCCTAATGGTTCAATTATGAATGAGGCTGAGTACAAGTATGGTGCAAATAATGGGCTCAAAATAGCAATTGATCTTTGTG TACTGGAGGAGAACAAGTTATCTCCAACTAAAAATTTAAG GTTAGTTATGGACACTCCGTATACAAGTGCAATTCGTCCACCTATTTTGGATGGAACGAATTACGGCCCttggaaattgaagatgagcatGTATATTCAATCCATTGAATCCAGGGCTTGGCAACGTGTTCTTGATGGCTGGACACCACCTATGAGAGATGATGATGTTCCAGGACCAAAGCCAAGATTACAATGGACAGTCGAAGAGAATACTGCGGCTATTTATAATGCTAAAGCTCTTAATGCTATGTTCACTTCGGTTGATATGAACATGTTTAATTTAATTGGTACTTGTATTTGTGCTAGGGATGCTTGGGAGAAACTACAAACTCACTGTGAAGGCTCGACAAGTGTCAAGAAGACAAGGATGCGTctcataacttcaaaatttgaaaaattgagaATGGAGGAATCAGAGACCATCATGGAATATAATGGAAGATTGAAGAGTCTTGCAAATGAAGCATCTATTCTTGGCGATCCTATTTCGAACGAGAGACTTGTATCCAAAGTGCTTCGTTCACTTCCCAAAAGATTTCACACCAAG gaagtaaAGGATTCTGATCTTGAGGAAAATTCTATTGCCTTGATCTCGAAGAAATTtactgattatctcaaggtaatgaaagaaaagaaggatgTGAAAAGTGCACAATCCTCAAATTTTCCTAGACTGCCTACTTCAGAGAAGCCTCAAAAACCTGCTTCTACTCGAGGACCTCGTCAAAGGTATGATAGTAAGGTCCAGTCATcaagcaaaaattttgataatgttcaatgcaAGGAATGTAAGGGATATGGTCACTATGCTTATGAATGCGCAAATCTCCTTCGAAAAGGTATGAATGTTTCTCTGAGTAATGATGAttctgaagaagaacaagaaaagtTTGAACAGGCTGATCTAatatcttttactgctttactggagagtaagaaaaattttcagatcaaTCCTCTCGGTGTTGACTCCGGTGTTGCCACACCTAGACGCAACACTGTTCAAAAAtctatttgttttgtttcttcTAACCTTGATAATTTCAGTAATCATGAAGAACATGTAGATGATCCTTATACTCTGGAAGGTATTCGAAAACTCTATGAAGAATTGTACTGTGATTGGAACAAGAGGAATCAATTGAACACAACTCTTACAAAAGAGAACACTGAATTGAAAGCTGCTATGGCTAGATTAGAAATTCTCTTGAGTAAAAAAGATCTCGAATTAGGGTTGCTGAATTCTGAACTTGAAAGAGCAAAAACAacacttgataaatttaattccagTTCGAGCAAACTTGAGTCCATTTTGACTATGGGTAAGAATGATAAGTTTGGACTTGGTTTTAAAGAAAGTGTTTTTAAAACTGGTGAATCTTCCAAAACACCATtgtttgtgaaggaaggtaatgaTTTCTTGAACCATCCTTtaactgccttgaaag TTTTTTCCCTCGTGTTGCACAACACTAAGAGCAATACTGGCAAAAAGAGGCCCACTGTGAAGAAAGTTTGGGTTCAAAAGCCTGATGTcagatgttttgttatttatacttcttTGAAAGCTCATACTGCAG gtttgaaagatcacctcacTGACTACATTGAACAGAATGGTGGTAGAGTGACCTATGGAGGAGGTGCAAAAGAAAGGATTGTTGGCAAAGGAACACTCAATGTGGAAGG GTACAAGATCAGTGGATAA